One Bufo gargarizans isolate SCDJY-AF-19 chromosome 3, ASM1485885v1, whole genome shotgun sequence DNA segment encodes these proteins:
- the LOC122930697 gene encoding gastrula zinc finger protein XlCGF7.1-like, producing MKGHGENNFTPVLYSEVLELPAEGEDRMRGSDSNHLLSSSSIVEDNPSSIGKTRTIHRLGKLLACSECGQRFKKKCNLSIHERIHKGERPFTCSECGKGFCRKSVLVRHQSSHTGEKPFSCSECGRCFNQKPELVRHKKTHTGERPFPCPECGKCFSRNSILVKHLRTHTGEKPYSCSECGKSFNQKSDLEKHQRVHTGEKPYLCSECGKCFNQKSDLVKHQRIHTGVKPYPCSECGKCFSYKSDLGIHLRIHTGEKPYSCSECGKCFNHKSQLVVHLKNHTGEKPNSCTICGKRFRQVSQLEEHQKNHTINYFQVQNMDSVLVTNQIFWNI from the exons ATGAAGGGGCATGGAGAAAATAACTTCACCCCAGTACTCTACAGTGAAGTCCTTGAACTTCCAGCAGAGG GTGAAGACAGAATGAGAGGCTCCGACTCAAATCACCTTTTATCTTCCTCTTCTATTGTAGAAGATAATCCATCTTCTATTGGCAAAACTAGAACTATTCATAGATTGGGTAAACTTTTggcatgttctgaatgtgggcaGCGatttaaaaagaaatgtaatctttccatacatgagagaattcacaaagGTGAAAGGCCATttacatgttcagaatgtggaaaaggtTTTTGCCGGAAATCAGTACTTGTGAGACATCAGagtagtcacacaggagagaagccattttcatgttcagaatgtgggagatgttttaaCCAGAAACCAGAACTCGTGAGACATAagaaaactcacacaggagagaggccTTTTCCATGCCCTGAATGCGGGAAGTGCTTCAGTCGGAATTCAATTCTTGTAAAACATCTGAGAACtcatacaggagagaaaccatattcatgttcagaatgcgggaaatcttttaaccagaaatcagatcttgAAAAACATCAAagagttcacacaggggagaagccatatttatgttcagagtgtgggaaatgttttaaccagaaatcagatcttgtgaaacatcaaagaattcacacaggagtgaagccatatccatgttcagaatgtgggaaatgttttagctaTAAATCAGATCTTGGGATTCatctaagaattcacacaggagagaagccatattcatgttcagaatgtgggaaatgttttaaccataaaTCACAACTAGTGGTACATTTaaaaaatcacacaggagagaagccaaatTCATGTACAATATGTGGGAAACGTTTTCGCCAGGTATCACAACTTGAGGAACATCAAAAAAATCACACAATAAACTATTTTCAGGTTCAGAATATGGATTCTGTTTTAGTCACAAATCAAATCTTTTGGAACATCTAA